GAACTAAGAAAGAGATTAAAGTAAGAGTAATGTTCCAACTAGCTATTATCCATTTCTTAACATATAGAAAATAAACACACAAACAATATGAAGAGACAGATCCTATTATTGAGTGAGCGAAGAAGCATTGCCGGTGGAAACTGAGGAAGAAGACGACGAGGAGTTCTTATGGTTGTGCATCCACACCTTGAAAACCTGTCTACTAACCCCGATCCCACTGCAGAAGCGTTGGATCTCATCTTCTTGATCTTTCCTCTGCAGCTTCCACCCTATCTTCTCCGCAAACGCCAGCATCTTCTCCTTCTGATCTGCCGTGATCTTTGTCCTGAACCTCTTCTTGCCACTACGTTCTGCTTCCGCCATATCCATTGAGCTGGGCGGCCGGGAACCTCCACCGCCGACGCCAGCGCCGCCGCTGTAGTCCACCACTTCCATATCGTCGGCTGGGTCTCGGCCGCGGCTGCTGCAGCTGACGCCTCCTCTGCCGTTAAAGCCACCTTCGCAGGTGGGGACGCATACTACTTTCCGGTGGAAGTTGCGGTGGCAGCCGCAGGCTGCGCACTGTAGGGCGGCAGCTGGCGAGGTAGCAGTGTCGCCCAGGACAGTGAACTCCCCGCAGCCGTCGGTGGCGTAGCTGCCCAGGCTGGCTGCGTGGTTTCTCAAACACTCCATGTACATATCGTTTCTGCTATGATCCCCAtccatgtctctctctctctcgcttgcCGGTTTCCACTCACTCTATATAATGAAGCAGCTTGGATTGTTAAATGACGATTATGGTGCTATGTAGTATGCAGTGCGTGGGGTTGCATTGTTTAATTTTATATACATGGACAAGCATATTTCATCTATACATTGGTCATTGAGTATTACTTTTCTtcaattactattattattatttttttagggcCAAATAAATATACTTAGctcctattaaaaaaaaaaaggcataaatCTCACCTGAATTTTTTCAAATTCCTCCTACCCTCTTTAAGATTTATCAAAAAGGCAAATAAGATGAGGTTTTAAAAATCTCACAAGCCTCTCTTAAGGtttgacaaataaataaataaataaacttctcctattatttgataaacaaaaattaaatatcaagaaAATTGTTAGTgtgatttttgaaaccttaataTAGGTTTTCATCTTCTTGACAAACTTGACGAGATgtcattaaaaattttaaaacttcagaAAAAGTTTGTATCGTTTCAATCGAACTTATCATCATTTTTTTAAGTTCCTTTTTAGTATCCTAATAACAATTGTATCTCGACAAAAGCATCCGAGAAAGTATTTTAAGGACATACAAGGATGGGCTCCATACATGGGGCCCACACAAACATTATAGATGTGTGGATAATTAGTACTTTTATAAGGaagttattcatttttttttattagttgcGTGTGTTAGAGTTTGAAACTCTTATATTAGAATATCCAATTTTATTGAGAAAGAAATTGAGATATGATATTAATTAACTTTTATATTGATCTAATCCATTATCatttcaatttgtatttgtatatgtgtgtatgtattaACAATCAATATATTATTAATTGGCAAACTTTGAATGTAAGATTACCACTTAGTTAAGTTGGCTAGTAAAAAACACACCATATGTGCATCCTTGTTATAAATAGGCATGCCCATTTAATTCATCAAATCATGTAACAAGATTTCCTCCCCCAACTATTAAAAGTAGGAGTTTATCAAGTTTTTTTATGAGTTGTATCCCAAGAGCATCCCGAGTACAAATTGATCATAGGTCGATTCCACTTATAAGCGTG
The Malania oleifera isolate guangnan ecotype guangnan chromosome 13, ASM2987363v1, whole genome shotgun sequence DNA segment above includes these coding regions:
- the LOC131146493 gene encoding zinc-finger homeodomain protein 4-like, encoding MYMECLRNHAASLGSYATDGCGEFTVLGDTATSPAAALQCAACGCHRNFHRKVVCVPTCEGGFNGRGGVSCMVDYSGGAGVGGGGSRPPSSMDMAEAERSGKKRFRTKITADQKEKMLAFAEKIGWKLQRKDQEDEIQRFCSGIGVSRQVFKVWMHNHKNSSSSSSSVSTGNASSLTQ